GACCTTTGGCTCTATTGTCGCGATTATCCTGTTGATAGGAACCGTGAAACTTGAGGATCTGCACCGCCGCATCGGTAAAATGGGTTGTATCTTCGAGGAGTTCACTGGCCAAAGGTTCTCGTAGATAATTACTGCGTTCTTTGATACCTTCGACTTTAGAAACCTTGGCGGTAGGAGAAATAGGAGTTGTAACCATCGTCTAACAGCACGATAACCTGTGGATAGGTCTTAGGAATAGGAATTTAGACAAGCTCGATCGATCCTAAGAAGTTTTACTAAGATGATCTCTAGAGTTCGTTCCAGACTCTGAGGTTAACAGTAGCGATCGAGACCTTAATTCTATCTTAGCTTCTTACCGTCCCCCGCGAACGCCACCCACCGATCAACTTTTTATGACCAATTCTCCCAACATTAAAACGGTTATTAGTCAAGAACCCTACATTATTCTTAACAATCAGGGAGAAATTCTCCCTTCTATTAATCTGAGTCGTCCTAATTATAAATTGGGTCGGGATGGTCAACAGGTGGATTTAGTTGTTCCCCAACACTGGACGGTGGTGAGTCGAGTCCAAGCTTGTTTTCGTCGTCAGGGAGATGATTACTATATCTACGATGGAGACGGGACTAATTCTAGTTCCAATAAACTTTTTATCAACAATCGTGTCATTACTCCCAAAGATGGCTATCTTTTACGAAATGGGGATGAGATTAATATCGGTCAAGATGCCAAAAATTCGGTCAAGATCACCTATTATCATCCTAACCAACCGGTAAAAAGCCAATCTTTCGCTTTTAAATCGGTTTCCCTCGGCCATCGCAGTGTAGTTTTAGGACGAGATAATGCTGCGACTGTGGTTTTAGACGCACCGACAATTTCCCGACAACACGCGATTATCGACAGCGATAACCAAAATCGTTATATTCTCTACGACAAAAGCACCAATGGAGTCTTTATCGACGGAGAAAAAGTATCGGGTAGTGCCATTTTAACCAACGGTTGTACGGTGAGAATCGGCCCCTATAGTTTTCGGTTGCAGGGAGATGAATTAGTTTTATTAGATACAGGAGATAATATCCGTCTAGATGCCGAAAATATCGTCAGGATGGTGCGGGATAAAAAGAAACAACCCTTGATAATTCTCAATCATATCTCCTTACCGATCGAACCGAGTCAATTAGTGGCGATTGTCGGGGGAAGTGGTGCGGGAAAATCGACTTTATTAAAGACTTTATTGGGAATTGAACCCACCACATCGGGAACTGTTTATCTGAATGGGGAAGAGCTGCGCCAGAATTTTAATATCTATCGCACCCAAATCGGTTATGTTCCCCAATACGATATCGTCCACAGGGATTTAACCGTGGGAGAAGTGTTATATTATGCTTCTAAATTAAGGCTACCTCCGGATCTTAATTGCCAAGAAGTGATCGAGAAAACCCTGCAGCAGGTGGAATTGTTAGCAAGAAGAAATACTTTAGTCAGAGACTTAAGTGGTGGTCAGTTAAAAAGGGTGAGTATTGCGGTAGAATTATTAGCTAATCCCAAATTATTCTTTTTAGATGAACCCACCTCGGGATTAGACCCCGGTTTAGATAAAAAGATGATGGAATTGCTGGCAAAATTGGCCAAAGAAGGCAGAACAATTCTCCTAGTCACCCATGCTACTAATAATATCAATCTCTGCGATCGATTAGTTTTTCTTGGTCAAGGGGGCAATTTATGTTATTTTGGTTCTCCGGGGGAGGCCTTAAATTTTTTCTCTTTACCTCAGGGGGATTTTGCCGATATTTATATTCATCTGGAAACTAGCGAAAAAGTTGAGCAAGAATGCCAACGTTTCCAACAATCTGACTACTACAAAAATAATATTGAAGCAAGAATCGGTAAAGTATTTCAGCAAAATAATAGTAAACCGCAACAGGTTCAACAATCTTTTTGGCTACAACTACAGGTTTTATGTCAACGCTATAGCCAATTAATTATCCGCGATCAGGTTAGTTTAATTTTATACCTATTAACCGCCCCGATCGGAATTTTTTTAATGGCCATGGTTTTAGGGGACGAAAATCCTTTATTTTTGGGGGATAATCCCAGTTTTGAGCAGGCTATCCAATCCGCACCTTTAGCATTAAAAACTCTCTTTGTTTTTACCTGCGCGGAATTATGGGTAGGTTTTGCCTGTTCCCTACAGGAAATTGTCAAAGAATCGCCAATTTATCGGCGAGAAAGATTAGTTAATCTGGGATTATTACCCTATTTATTGTCAAAAAGTCTGGTTTTAGCAGCCGTAGCTTTTCTGCAAACAATTGTAATTACCTGCGTGATATTTTGGGGATTTACTGACCCGCAACCGGAATTAATGACCTGGTTAATTGGCTGTTTTATTACCACATTTTTAACTATATTTGCGGCAATTAATCTCGGTTTATTAATTTCTGCTGGTGTTAGTAATATCACCCAAGCAAATAGTGCCTTACCTTTAATTTTAATTCCTCAGATTATCTTTGCTGGGGTATTATTTAACTTAGAAGGTCTGGGAAAATATCTATCATGGTTGATGATTAGTCGCTGGTCAATTGCTGCCTACGGTGTATTAGTAGAGGTGGAAGCTATGATTGCAGAAGCGAAAGAACAAAATAGTTTTAATTTCCCTTTACCCTTTGAGGATGCCAATCAAGTTTATCAATTATCTATCAATAATTTGTTATTGAATTGGGGAGTATTAATTCTTCATTCTCTTATTTATTTTCTCCTTACCTATTGGTGGCAAAAAAGAAAAGA
This portion of the Microcystis aeruginosa NIES-2549 genome encodes:
- a CDS encoding ATP-binding cassette domain-containing protein; amino-acid sequence: MTNSPNIKTVISQEPYIILNNQGEILPSINLSRPNYKLGRDGQQVDLVVPQHWTVVSRVQACFRRQGDDYYIYDGDGTNSSSNKLFINNRVITPKDGYLLRNGDEINIGQDAKNSVKITYYHPNQPVKSQSFAFKSVSLGHRSVVLGRDNAATVVLDAPTISRQHAIIDSDNQNRYILYDKSTNGVFIDGEKVSGSAILTNGCTVRIGPYSFRLQGDELVLLDTGDNIRLDAENIVRMVRDKKKQPLIILNHISLPIEPSQLVAIVGGSGAGKSTLLKTLLGIEPTTSGTVYLNGEELRQNFNIYRTQIGYVPQYDIVHRDLTVGEVLYYASKLRLPPDLNCQEVIEKTLQQVELLARRNTLVRDLSGGQLKRVSIAVELLANPKLFFLDEPTSGLDPGLDKKMMELLAKLAKEGRTILLVTHATNNINLCDRLVFLGQGGNLCYFGSPGEALNFFSLPQGDFADIYIHLETSEKVEQECQRFQQSDYYKNNIEARIGKVFQQNNSKPQQVQQSFWLQLQVLCQRYSQLIIRDQVSLILYLLTAPIGIFLMAMVLGDENPLFLGDNPSFEQAIQSAPLALKTLFVFTCAELWVGFACSLQEIVKESPIYRRERLVNLGLLPYLLSKSLVLAAVAFLQTIVITCVIFWGFTDPQPELMTWLIGCFITTFLTIFAAINLGLLISAGVSNITQANSALPLILIPQIIFAGVLFNLEGLGKYLSWLMISRWSIAAYGVLVEVEAMIAEAKEQNSFNFPLPFEDANQVYQLSINNLLLNWGVLILHSLIYFLLTYWWQKRKDIL